The Streptomyces sp. M92 nucleotide sequence AGGGCACCTTCAAGGTGTACGTCACCAAGCCCGGCTACGACCCGTCCAAGCCGCTGGGCTGGGGCGACCTGGACCTGTCCGCCCCGGTGGCGACGGCCACCGACCCGGCGGCCTCGGGCGGTTTCTACACCTTCGCCGGCAAGCTGCCCGAGCGTTCCGGCAAGCACCTGCTGTACGCGGTGTGGCAGCGCTCGGACAGCCCGGAGGCGTTCTACTCCTGCTCCGACATCTCCTTCGGCGGAGCGGGCGGGAGCGGCGGCAACGGCACGGCGGCCGGTGACTCCGCGGACGCCGCCGCTCCGGCCCCCGAGGCGTCCGCTCCGTCCGAGGAGCAGATCGCGGCCGCCGCCGACAAGTCGACGATCGAGCACCACGGCCACGGCGACCAGGACGCCGAGACGACGGCGGACCCGACCGACCCTGCCTCCCCGGCCCCCGGGGACGAGGCCTCGGACGCGGCTTCCGAGTCCGCCGCGGCCGGTGGGCCCAACGAGGTCAAGGCCGCCGGCGCGGGCACCGAGAACCTCGCCGAGACCGGTGGGGACAGCACCACCCCCTACATCGCGGTCGGTGGCGCCGCCGCCCTGGCCGTCGGCGCGGCCGTGATGTTCGCGTCCGTGCGCCGGCGGGCCGCCGGCGGCAGGCACAGCGGCTGACCCCGGTCGACGGGGGACGCGGGGCTCGTCCGGCGGCTCAGGCCGGACGAGCCCCGCGTGGTGTTCGGCGTGGGCCGGGTGAGCCGTCAGTCGAAGACCGAGGCACAGGTGGTGGGCGTGGCGTGCGCAGGGTCCAGGGCGTTCGCCACTTCGTGGAAGGCGATCCGGTCGAAGAGTCCGATCGCCAGGTGCTCGGACAGGTCGACGGGGCACAGGTCCTGCAGCAGGACGTTGCGCACCCCGGGCCCCTCCAGGAACTGGCTGCGGTACGGCGTGACCACCTGGTCGTACCGGGTGGCGAGAACGGTGTAGAGGACGCCGGGGACGGTGTCGCCGCCCTCGTTGAGCTTGGCGAGGAGGTCGGAGCCGGCGACCTGGTCGGCGAGGGCCGGGGTGTGCTCGTTCAGCAGGTCCCCGACGCCGGGGAAGTACGGCAGCAGGTTGGTGAGGCCGGACAGTGTGGTGCCGTGGTTGCTGGGCGCGATCCCCACCAGGGCGTTCACCTCGGCGGCGCCGCCGAGGAACTTGAGGTAGTACCGGGGCATCATGCCGCCCTGCGAGTGGCCGACGATGTCGGTCTCGGCCGCGCCGGTGGCGGCGAGCACCTCGTCGACGTGGGCGGCGAGCTGCTGCGCCGACTCGTCGACCGGGCCGAGCCCGTGGAAGAACGGGACGCCGGGCAGTTGGCCGTAGTCGAGGGAGAAGACGCAGTAGCCGCGGTTCTTCAGGTAGGGGGCGAGACCCAGCCAGTTGTCGACGGAGTTCCCGAAGGTGCCGTGGACCAGGACGACGGGGCGGGGGTGCGCGGCGGAGGGCTTGCAGGAGTAGTCGTTCCAGCCGGAGCTGGGGCGTGCGTCGGCGGCGTGGGCGGTGGTGGCGGGGACCAGGGCCACCGCGGCGGTCAGCAGCAGGGCGGTCAGGGGTCGTAGCGCGCGTCTCCAGGGCAGCATCGGGTGATCTCCTTGCGGGGCAGGGGAGTTTCGATGGCAGGACGCCCTGTGATCCGGATCACGGGATGCTGTTCACTCGTCAAGTTACGGGCGAGTAGCACAAGTGTGAAGTTACGCGTCGGTAAAAACTTGCAGCGCTAACCGGTCCGGCCGGCGTCACCAGGCGGGCCGGACCGGTCCGCCCGGCGCCACCCGCAGCAGACCGTCGGCCAGCGCACGCACCCCGTCCTCACCGAGCACGTCAACCCAGGCACCCACGGCCTCCGCCGCCGCCTCCTCCGCGGCCCGCGTACAGGCCCACCCCGCCTCGGTCAGCACGACCAGCCGGGCGCGCGCGTCGGCGGGGTGCGGCCGGCGCTCGACGAACCCCCTGCGGTCCAGCTCCTCGATCAGCTGGCTCGCGGCCTGCTTGGTCATCCCCAGGTGCGCGGCGAGGTCGGTGACCGTCGCACCGTCCGGGGCGAGCCGGGCGAAGGCGAAACCGTGCGCGGGGCGCACCCCCTCGAAGCCGCGGGCGACGACACCCTCGTGGATGCGCTGCGTGAGACCGCCGGCCGCGGCGAGCAGGCCGGCGGTCAGGGCCATGGCGTCGGAGTTCTGCACGGTGGCATTGAAACACCCTTGACGTTTTGGTCAAGCAGCTTGACCATTGGTTCCGGAACTTAGTCAAGCTGCTTGACCATAGGTATTGGGGGACAGTCATGCCCGTAGTCCGCTCGTCCGAAGGCGCCACCCACGAGATCCACGGCACCCGTTTCGTCTCGTACGCCGCTCCCCGCACCGGCGGCGAGGAGCTCTGCGCCTGGCGGGGTGAGATCCCGGCGGGGACGAAGGCCCCCGCGCACACCGTCAGCCGGGAGGAGGTCTTCCACCTGCTCACCGGCGAGCTGCTGGTCACCCTCGACGGCCGCACCGAGCGCGTCACCGCGGGGGACACGGTGATCGTCAACGCCGGTACCGAATTCGCCGTCGAGAACCCCACCGACCGGACCGCGACCTCCTGGGTCACCACCTCCGTCGGCCTGACGGCGGAGCTGGCCGACGGCACGGTGCTCACTCCCCCGTGGGCCAACTGACCCGCACCGGCCGCCTCATGCCGCCAGCGACCCCGGCATCACCGCCCGCGGCCCGAACTTGGCCCGCGCGCGGTCCGCGACCTCCTCGATCCGGCGGACCTTCTCGTCCACGGGGTCGAAGGTGAGCTGGTGGGAGGCCTGTTCGGCGGGGGCCAGCCCCTCGGCGCGCAGGGCGATCGAGCGGACCCGGGCCCGCTGGAGGCCGAGCGCCTCGTACATGTCGTACGCGGTCCGGGTCAGGGCCGCCGAGTGCGCGGTCGGTTCGGACAGGGTGCGGCTGCGGGTGGTGGCCGACCTGTCGGCGTAGCGCACGGTGAGGGTCAGGGTGCGGCAGACCTTGCCCACGGCGCGCAGCCTGGTGCCCAGTTCCTCGGCGGCCGACAGCAGGGCGCGGCGGTGGCGGCCGGGGTCGAGTTCGTCGCGGTCGAAGGGGCGGTCCGCGGCCAGCGACCGGGAGACGCCGTTGGGGACGACCCGGCCGCGGTCGACGCCCTGCGCCTTCTCGTGCAGCTCGCGGCCGGCCCTCGCGCCGACCAGCCGCTGGAGCGTGGACAGGGGTGCGGCGGCGACCCGGCCGAGGGTGTCGAGGCCGTACTCGCACAGGGTGCGGGCGGTCGCGGTGCCGACGCCGGGCAGTGCGGCGACCGGCTTCCCGGCGAGGAACTCCCGCTCCTCGCCCTCGGCCACCGCGCGGGTCAGCCCCGGCCGGGCGTCCCGCAGGGCCATCCGGGCCAGCATCGGGCCCGGACCGGCGCCGGTCACGCAGTCGACGCCGTACAGCGCGAGGGCGCGGACGCGGATCACCGAGGCCAGTTCCACGGCGTCCCGCCCGAAGTACCGCTCGGCGCCCCGCAGGTCGGCCAGCGCGCCGTCGGGGGGCAGCGCCTCGACGACCGGCGTGAACTCCTCCAGCAACCCGAGCAGCTGGGGCAGGGCCGCCTCGTACATGGGCGGCAGCTGGAAACGTACGCAGAGGATGGTCATCCCGCACTCCCCGGACTCTGGTGCCACAACTTCCTTCCGACCGCGGGCCCTTCGCCCGCGGGGCGCAGATCGGCCCAGGGGTGCATCTCGTACCCGGTGGACATGCGGATCCTCCGCCGCTCCATCGGGTCCTGGGCCGCGGAGCCGGCCGGCGCGGGCCGTCCGTCCGAACCGGCGAGACGACGGCGCGCCGGGCCGCCCCCGAGGTCGTCGCCCTCCTGGCTTCCGCCCGCTCCGGCCAGCCGGGCCGCGACGCCCTCCAGGCCCTCCTCCCGGCGGATCTCCAGCAGGTCGGCGAGGTTCCAGGCGGCGGAGCCGACCACGCTGAGGCTGCGCGGGCCGCGCCGCTGCACCACCCCGCGCACCAGCAGCAGCCAGGAGTGGAAGACGGTGTGCGCGCAGGCGTCGTGCGAGTCGTCGAAGAAGGCGAGGTCGACCAGGCCGGAGCCGTCGTCGAGAGTGGAGAAGATGACCCGGCGGCCGGAGCGGACCGGCGGGGTCTGGGTGGCCGCCTTGGCGCCCGCGACCAGCACCGTCTCCCCGTGCCGGGCCTCGCGCAGCCGCTTGGCCGACACCACGCCCAGCTCGCGCAGGAAGGTGCGGTGGTCGTCCATCAGGTTGCGCGAGGCGTCCATGGAGAGCACACCCAGTTCGGCGCTGAGCTTCTCCGCGGAGGTGAGGTCGGGCAGTCCGGCGGAGGCGGTCTTCCGGCCGCCGGACAGGGGGAGCTGGTCGCCGCGTCCGGCGCGGGCGCCGCGGTGCAGTTCGGTCAGGTGCAGTTGCAGGTCGCGGCGGTTGGCGCCGAACGCGTCCAGCGCGCCGACCTGGGCGAGCCGTCCGGCCAGCGGCCTGCTGGGGCGGGCCCGTTCCCAGAAGTCGAGCAGGGAGGCGTAGGGCTGCCCCTCGGCGATCCGCTCCGCCTCGGCCTCGCTGATGCCGTGCACGTCGGAGAGGGCGAGACGCAGACCCCAGACGGTCCCCTCGGAACACCGGGATTCAGACACCAGTTCGATCCTGTGTGCGACCCCCGACTTGTTCACGTCCAACGGCAGGATCGGCACCCCGCGCCGCCGCGCGTCCGCCAGCAGCAGCCGCTTCGGGTACATGCCGGGGTCGTGCGTGAGCAACCCGGCGTAAAAAGCGGCCGGGTGATGCGCCTTCAGCCACGCCGACTGGTACGTCGGCACGGCGAACGCGACCGCGTGCGCCTTGCAGAAGCCGTACGACCCGAAGGCCTCGACGATCTCCCAGGTCCGCTGGATCGTTTCCGCGTCGTAGCCGTTCGCCGCCGCGTGCTGGGCGAACCACACCTTGATCCGCCCCTGCGACTCCGGGTCGGACAGCCCGCGCCGCACCCGGTCCGCCTCGCCGCGTCCGCAGCCGGTCATGATGTCGACGATGTCGATGATCTGCTCGTGGAAGACGACGACCCCGTAGGTGCCCTCCAGCGGCTCCGCCAGATCCTCGTGCGGGTAGCGCACCGGCGCCCGCCCGTGCCGGGCCTCGATGAACGGCCGCACCATGTCGGCGGCGACCGGCCCCGGCCGGAAGAGCGAGATGTCGACCACGAGGTCGTGGAAGGTCGACGGCTGGAGCCGTCCGACCAGGTCCCGCTGGCCCGGCGACTCGATCTGGAAGCAGCCCAGCGTCTCGGCGGACCGGATCATCCGGTACGTCGCCGGATCGCCCTCGGGTACGGCGTCCAGGTCGACCTCGGTGCCGGTCGCCCGCTTCACCTCGGCGACCGCGTGCGCCATCGCCGACTGCATCCGCACGCCGAGCACGTCCAGCTTGAGCAGCCCGAGGTCCTCCACGTCGTCCTTGTCGAACTGCGCCATGGGGAAGCCCTCGCCGCTGGTCGGCATGACCGGCGTACGGGAGAGCAGGGAGGCGTCGGACAGGAGGACACCGCAGGGGTGCATGGCGACACCGCGCGGGAGGGCGTCCAGCCCCTCGACCAGCTCCCAGAGCCTGCCGTAGCGCTCCCGCTCCCCCGCCAGCTCCTTCAGCTCGGGCAGTTCCTCCAGCGCCGCGCGGGCGTCGCGGGCGCGGATGTGCGGGAAGGACTTGGCGACGCGGTCGATCTCGGCCGGGTCCATGGACAGCGCGGCGCCCACGTCGCGGATGGCGTGGCGCACCCGGTACGTCTCCGGCATGGCGACCGTGGCGACCCGCTCGGTGCCGAACCGGCCGATGATCGCGCGGTAGACCTCCAGGCGGCGGGCGGACTCCACGTCGATGTCGATGTCGGGCAGCACCACCCGCTCCCTGGACAGGAAGCGCTCCATCAGCAGCCCGTGCTCGACCGGGTCGGCGTGCGCGATGCCGAGGAGGTGGTTGACGAGCGAGCCCGCGCCGGAGCCGCGCGCGGCGACCCGGATGCCCATGTCCCGCACGTCGTCCACGACCTGGGCGACGGTGAGGAAGTACGAGGCGAAGCCGTGGTGGGCGATGATGTCCAGCTCGTGGTGCATCCGCTCCCAGTAGGTCCGGTGATCGCGCCGCCGGTCGTAGCCGCGCAGCACCATGCCCGCCGCCGCCCGGGAGGCGAGCGCCCGCTGGGCGGTGCGGCGGCCGGCGCCCACGAGGTGCGGTTCGGGGAAGTGGACGGCGCCCATGCCGAGGTCGTCCTCGGGGTCGACCAGGCACTCGGCGGCCGTGGCCTGCGTCTGCTCCAGCAGGCGGTGGGCGGCCTCGCGCCGGAAGCCGGCCGCCTCGACGATCCGCTCGGCGGCGTGCCGCATGGCGCCGGCGTCCTTGAGCCAGGCCTCGCCGGAGTCCAGTTCCCCGGTGGCGTCGATGGGGACCAGGCGGCGGGCGGCGTCCAGGACGTCGGCGACCTGGCCCTGGCCGGGGTCGGCGTAGCGGACGGCGTTGGAGAGCACCGGGCGGACGCCCTGTTCGGCGGCGAAGCCGACGGTGCGGGCGGCCAGGCGCAGGGAGCCGGGGCCGGTCCCTTCGCGGCCGTGCCAGACGGCCTCCAGACGCAGGGCGTCGCCGTACACCTCCCGCCAGGGGGCGAGGAGCCTCGCCGCGCGGTCGGGGCGGCCGGCGGCGAGGGCGCGGCCGACGTCGGAGTCGGGACCGAGCAGCACGGTCAGTCCGTCGGCGTGGTTGTCGGGCCAGGAGAGCAGG carries:
- a CDS encoding lytic polysaccharide monooxygenase auxiliary activity family 9 protein, with the translated sequence MPAPSAPRRVAAVAVAGLAPLALTTLAAAPASAHGSMGDPVSRVSQCHAEGPENPKSAACKAAVAAGGTQALYDWNGIRIGNAAGKHRELIPDGKLCSANDPAFKGMDLARADWPATSVSSGSYTFKYRVTAPHKGTFKVYVTKPGYDPSKPLGWGDLDLSAPVATATDPAASGGFYTFAGKLPERSGKHLLYAVWQRSDSPEAFYSCSDISFGGAGGSGGNGTAAGDSADAAAPAPEASAPSEEQIAAAADKSTIEHHGHGDQDAETTADPTDPASPAPGDEASDAASESAAAGGPNEVKAAGAGTENLAETGGDSTTPYIAVGGAAALAVGAAVMFASVRRRAAGGRHSG
- a CDS encoding esterase/lipase family protein; the protein is MLPWRRALRPLTALLLTAAVALVPATTAHAADARPSSGWNDYSCKPSAAHPRPVVLVHGTFGNSVDNWLGLAPYLKNRGYCVFSLDYGQLPGVPFFHGLGPVDESAQQLAAHVDEVLAATGAAETDIVGHSQGGMMPRYYLKFLGGAAEVNALVGIAPSNHGTTLSGLTNLLPYFPGVGDLLNEHTPALADQVAGSDLLAKLNEGGDTVPGVLYTVLATRYDQVVTPYRSQFLEGPGVRNVLLQDLCPVDLSEHLAIGLFDRIAFHEVANALDPAHATPTTCASVFD
- a CDS encoding MarR family winged helix-turn-helix transcriptional regulator, which gives rise to MQNSDAMALTAGLLAAAGGLTQRIHEGVVARGFEGVRPAHGFAFARLAPDGATVTDLAAHLGMTKQAASQLIEELDRRGFVERRPHPADARARLVVLTEAGWACTRAAEEAAAEAVGAWVDVLGEDGVRALADGLLRVAPGGPVRPAW
- a CDS encoding cupin domain-containing protein gives rise to the protein MPVVRSSEGATHEIHGTRFVSYAAPRTGGEELCAWRGEIPAGTKAPAHTVSREEVFHLLTGELLVTLDGRTERVTAGDTVIVNAGTEFAVENPTDRTATSWVTTSVGLTAELADGTVLTPPWAN
- a CDS encoding DNA polymerase Y family protein, whose product is MTILCVRFQLPPMYEAALPQLLGLLEEFTPVVEALPPDGALADLRGAERYFGRDAVELASVIRVRALALYGVDCVTGAGPGPMLARMALRDARPGLTRAVAEGEEREFLAGKPVAALPGVGTATARTLCEYGLDTLGRVAAAPLSTLQRLVGARAGRELHEKAQGVDRGRVVPNGVSRSLAADRPFDRDELDPGRHRRALLSAAEELGTRLRAVGKVCRTLTLTVRYADRSATTRSRTLSEPTAHSAALTRTAYDMYEALGLQRARVRSIALRAEGLAPAEQASHQLTFDPVDEKVRRIEEVADRARAKFGPRAVMPGSLAA
- a CDS encoding DNA polymerase III subunit alpha, whose protein sequence is MPGFTHLHTVSGFSARYGASHPERLAERAFERGMDALALTDRDTLAGTVRFAKACAKAGVRPLFGAELAVAAPESGTADRTETSVRRDRRRAPVRGGAFVDESAPRVTFLARDGARGWAGLCRLVSAAHTAEDIPLLSWPDNHADGLTVLLGPDSDVGRALAAGRPDRAARLLAPWREVYGDALRLEAVWHGREGTGPGSLRLAARTVGFAAEQGVRPVLSNAVRYADPGQGQVADVLDAARRLVPIDATGELDSGEAWLKDAGAMRHAAERIVEAAGFRREAAHRLLEQTQATAAECLVDPEDDLGMGAVHFPEPHLVGAGRRTAQRALASRAAAGMVLRGYDRRRDHRTYWERMHHELDIIAHHGFASYFLTVAQVVDDVRDMGIRVAARGSGAGSLVNHLLGIAHADPVEHGLLMERFLSRERVVLPDIDIDVESARRLEVYRAIIGRFGTERVATVAMPETYRVRHAIRDVGAALSMDPAEIDRVAKSFPHIRARDARAALEELPELKELAGERERYGRLWELVEGLDALPRGVAMHPCGVLLSDASLLSRTPVMPTSGEGFPMAQFDKDDVEDLGLLKLDVLGVRMQSAMAHAVAEVKRATGTEVDLDAVPEGDPATYRMIRSAETLGCFQIESPGQRDLVGRLQPSTFHDLVVDISLFRPGPVAADMVRPFIEARHGRAPVRYPHEDLAEPLEGTYGVVVFHEQIIDIVDIMTGCGRGEADRVRRGLSDPESQGRIKVWFAQHAAANGYDAETIQRTWEIVEAFGSYGFCKAHAVAFAVPTYQSAWLKAHHPAAFYAGLLTHDPGMYPKRLLLADARRRGVPILPLDVNKSGVAHRIELVSESRCSEGTVWGLRLALSDVHGISEAEAERIAEGQPYASLLDFWERARPSRPLAGRLAQVGALDAFGANRRDLQLHLTELHRGARAGRGDQLPLSGGRKTASAGLPDLTSAEKLSAELGVLSMDASRNLMDDHRTFLRELGVVSAKRLREARHGETVLVAGAKAATQTPPVRSGRRVIFSTLDDGSGLVDLAFFDDSHDACAHTVFHSWLLLVRGVVQRRGPRSLSVVGSAAWNLADLLEIRREEGLEGVAARLAGAGGSQEGDDLGGGPARRRLAGSDGRPAPAGSAAQDPMERRRIRMSTGYEMHPWADLRPAGEGPAVGRKLWHQSPGSAG